Genomic window (Leptotrichia sp. oral taxon 212):
GAAAGGGGACAGAAGCGTGAAATATATCTATAATATTGAAAAAATAAAAAAACATATTGAAAAAACTGACTTTGAAGAAAAGATAGGAAAAAAGGCTCAGAATTTACTTGAGCTGGCAGTTCAGGGATTTAATGTGCCTAAATTTTCAGTAATTACAAATAAATATTTCAGGGAAGTAATATTAAATGAGATAAAAGAATATAGCAGAAAAGAAGGAAATGAAGATGAAATAAGTGACTGGAACAGTATATTTGATGGAAATACAGAAAGAAAAACAGAAAATATAGTAAAAGTCATAAAAGAACATAAAATTAAGGAAGAGTTTTTGAAGGAAATAGAAAATATAGCAGAAAACGACAGCTATTATGCGGTAAGGTCTTCATCGATAGAGGAAGACAGCAGCAATTTTTCATTTGCAGGTCAGTTTGAAACATATCTATATATAAAAAAAGAAAATATAATGGAAAAAGTGAAGGAAGTATGGATTTCTTCCTTTTCCTCGCATGTCATGAAATATAGAAAAGAAGGAAAAATAAACAATGAAATAAATGTTCCGGCAGTAATAATTCAGGAAATGGTAAATTCTGAAAAGGCCGGAGTCGGATTCAGCGTAAATCCCGTAAATGGAAATTATGATGAAATAGTAATTTCAGGAACTTATGGGCTGGGAACAAGTATAGTTGATGGAGATGAAAATGGAGATCTGTTTATATATAATAAAAAAACGAAGGAAATTAAAAAGGAAATAAGAACAAAAAAAATAAGACAGGTTTTAGATTTTGAAAATAAGAAAGTAAAGATAGAAGAAATAAATATTGAAGATGAAGTGTTAAACGACAGTGAAGTACAGGAGCTTGGAGAAAATATTATAAATATTGAAAAATATTATGGAAAACCTCAGGATATGGAATGGGCATTTGAAAAGGGAAAACTTTATATATTGCAGTCAAGACCTGTAACTACGTTAAAAAAATCAAATGAAAAAACATTAAATACAATAATATGGGACAACAGTAATATTGTAGAAAGTTATCCTGAAATTACACTTCCTCTTACTTTCAGCTTTATAAGAAAAGCCTATTCTGACGTATATAAAAGATTTTCAGAAATTACGGGAGTGCCTCCGAAGGTTGTTGAAAGCTACCAGGTTGTATATGACAACATGCTTGGATTATTGAAGGGAAGAGTTTATTATAATCTGATAAACTGGTATAAACTTCTTATGCTGTTTCCTAATTCACGTAATAACAGTAAATTTATGGAACAGATGATGGGAGTGAAAAAGGAACTGTCTGAAGAAGATATAAAGGAAAACCTTCTGGAAGCGGAAGAAAAAATGTCTCCGTGGGAAAAATTCAGAAACAGGATTGAAAAACTGAAGGCAGGAGGGACATTGTTTCTGAATATGTTCCTGATTGAGAATAAGGCAAAAAAATTTTATAAGCTCATAGATGAAAATCTTAATGGAAAAAATAGCAATCTGGAGGAAAAAAGCGTAAAGGAACTGAAAAAATATTATAAGTTTCTTGAAAATAAATTTTTAAAAAACTGGGAAATACCTATTATAAATGATTTTCTTGTAATGGTTTGGTTCGGTCTTTCAAAAAAAGTAGCAGAAAAATATATAAAGGAAAATTTTGAAGAAGTACATAATATTCTTATTGCTCAGGAAGGAAATGACATGATAAGTGTCGAGCCTTCAAAATATATTATAAAAATGAGCAGTATAATAAAAAAGGATAAGAATTTACAGAATGAAATAAAAGGGATAACTGCAGAAGCTACAACAGATATTAATATTGAAAATTTAACTAGGAATAAAGAATTTAACTCATTACTGGAAGAATATATGCAAAAATTTGGAGACAGGACGGTACATGAGCTGAAGCTTGAAGCATTGACATTGAGGGAGGATCCGTTATTTCTGATCAGGATGATCTATTCAATTTCAATGACAAAGGAATCGACACAACACAGTAAGAGAAATATTTCAGAGGAACAGAAAAAGATATATGAAAATCTAAAAATCAGTTCATTGAAAAAATTTATACTGAAAAAAACAGTATCCTATGCAAAAAAGTTTATTCGATTAAGGGAAAACCTGCGATATGAAAGGACAAAGGTTTTCGGCATGGTCAGAAAAATTATGAAAAAAATGGGAGTCTATTTGAAGGAAGAAAATATAATAGTTCATGAAAGGGATGTATTTTATCTGACAATAGATGAAATTTTTGGACTGATAGACGGTGCACTAATCGATACAGACTTAAAAAAGCTGATAGATTTAAGAAAGGAAAAATATAAGAAATACGAAGAAGAAGCTGTCCTTCCTGACAGATTTTTAACGAGAGGATTTTTAGGGGAAAACTTCCATTATGAAGATTTGACAGGAAATGAACAGGGAGATAAAAATATTCTTAGAGGAACAGGATGCAGTAAAGGAGTAGTCAAGGGGAAAGTGAAGATTGTATTAAATCCTATGAATACAGAAGTTGAAGATGGAGATATTGTCGTTACAAAGTCTACAGATCCAAGCTGGGTTATGGTTTTTCCTTTATTAAAGGGGCTTATAGTGGAAAAGGGAAGCCTTTTATCTCACAGTGCAATTATTTCACGTGAAATGAATATACCTGCCGTAGTCGGAGTGCAGGGAGCAACAACTGCTTTAAAAACGGGAGATTTTGTACAGTTTGACGGAAGTACGGGAATAATAAAAAAATTGGAGAAAATATAAAATCAGAAAAAACTGATTAAAAATTTTATACAGACAAATTTGGAGGAAGTATAAGTGAAAAGTGAAGTAAAAGAAAACAGGGTTGATTTTTCTTTGATAAGGTATTCCCAATGCTGGGAAGATACAGAAGTTTTACTTGAAAGTCTTAATATACAGGAAAATGATATATGCTTTGGAATACTGTCTGCGGGAGATAATGTATTTTCCATGCTTGCAGAAAATCCAAAGAAAGTGGTGGCACTTGATATAAGTTTTCCTCAGATAGCACTTGCAAAGCTGAAAAAGGAAGTTTTTAACAGCCTGTCCTATGAAGAAATGCTTGAGTTCATGGGAGTAATGAAATCTGATAAAAGAGTTAAAATATATGACAGAATAAGAGAAAATCTTGATAAAGAAGTGAAGGAATACTGGGATTTTAATAAGGAGGGAATTGAAAAAGGAATAATACATACCGGAAAATTTGAAAAGTTTTTTAAGATTTTCAGGGAAAAAATACTTCCTTTTGTGCATAGTAAAAAACATGTAGAAAAGCTTCTTGAAAAGAAATCCAGACAGGAAAGAACGGAATATTATGATAAGCACTGGAACAATTTCAGATGGAAACTGATGTTTAAGCTGTTCTTTTCAAAATACATAGTTGGGAAACTGGGAAGGGATAAGGAATTTTTCAGATATGCAGAAAAAAATATTTCTGAAGAAATGAAGGAAAGAAGCAGATACGCCCTCTGTGAGCTGAATCCGTATGAAAATCCTTATATTAACTATGTTCTGACAGGAAATTACCGTAAGGACTGTCTTCCTTATTTTCTTAGAAAAGAAAATTTTGATAAAATCAGAAAAAATCTTCATAAGGTGGAAATTTTCCAAAGTTCTGTTGAAGAATATCTGGATCAGATTGATTTTAAAATAAATAAATTTAATTTAAGTGACATATTTGAGTATATGTCAGCCGAAAATTACAGTAAATTAATGGGAAAAATTTATGACAATGCTGAAAACAATGCCTTACTGGCATACTGGAACCTAATAGTTGAAAGAAATTCAGAAAAACTAGATTATAAAAAGACGGATAGCGAAATAGCA
Coding sequences:
- a CDS encoding DUF3419 family protein; its protein translation is MKSEVKENRVDFSLIRYSQCWEDTEVLLESLNIQENDICFGILSAGDNVFSMLAENPKKVVALDISFPQIALAKLKKEVFNSLSYEEMLEFMGVMKSDKRVKIYDRIRENLDKEVKEYWDFNKEGIEKGIIHTGKFEKFFKIFREKILPFVHSKKHVEKLLEKKSRQERTEYYDKHWNNFRWKLMFKLFFSKYIVGKLGRDKEFFRYAEKNISEEMKERSRYALCELNPYENPYINYVLTGNYRKDCLPYFLRKENFDKIRKNLHKVEIFQSSVEEYLDQIDFKINKFNLSDIFEYMSAENYSKLMGKIYDNAENNALLAYWNLIVERNSEKLDYKKTDSEIAVTGKETNVNGEKYERMKELDKKLHEKDMTFFYTDFVVEKVIKNGNS
- a CDS encoding PEP/pyruvate-binding domain-containing protein, whose amino-acid sequence is MISSLKGDRSVKYIYNIEKIKKHIEKTDFEEKIGKKAQNLLELAVQGFNVPKFSVITNKYFREVILNEIKEYSRKEGNEDEISDWNSIFDGNTERKTENIVKVIKEHKIKEEFLKEIENIAENDSYYAVRSSSIEEDSSNFSFAGQFETYLYIKKENIMEKVKEVWISSFSSHVMKYRKEGKINNEINVPAVIIQEMVNSEKAGVGFSVNPVNGNYDEIVISGTYGLGTSIVDGDENGDLFIYNKKTKEIKKEIRTKKIRQVLDFENKKVKIEEINIEDEVLNDSEVQELGENIINIEKYYGKPQDMEWAFEKGKLYILQSRPVTTLKKSNEKTLNTIIWDNSNIVESYPEITLPLTFSFIRKAYSDVYKRFSEITGVPPKVVESYQVVYDNMLGLLKGRVYYNLINWYKLLMLFPNSRNNSKFMEQMMGVKKELSEEDIKENLLEAEEKMSPWEKFRNRIEKLKAGGTLFLNMFLIENKAKKFYKLIDENLNGKNSNLEEKSVKELKKYYKFLENKFLKNWEIPIINDFLVMVWFGLSKKVAEKYIKENFEEVHNILIAQEGNDMISVEPSKYIIKMSSIIKKDKNLQNEIKGITAEATTDINIENLTRNKEFNSLLEEYMQKFGDRTVHELKLEALTLREDPLFLIRMIYSISMTKESTQHSKRNISEEQKKIYENLKISSLKKFILKKTVSYAKKFIRLRENLRYERTKVFGMVRKIMKKMGVYLKEENIIVHERDVFYLTIDEIFGLIDGALIDTDLKKLIDLRKEKYKKYEEEAVLPDRFLTRGFLGENFHYEDLTGNEQGDKNILRGTGCSKGVVKGKVKIVLNPMNTEVEDGDIVVTKSTDPSWVMVFPLLKGLIVEKGSLLSHSAIISREMNIPAVVGVQGATTALKTGDFVQFDGSTGIIKKLEKI